In a single window of the Pseudogemmatithrix spongiicola genome:
- a CDS encoding Gfo/Idh/MocA family protein: MDRRDLLKQALAAGAGLAAASALTPLPGIAESIDAIRAPQAAPPRPAGASTMKGVPFERRDTVRFAIVGTGLRGRSILSELLAIDGVQIVAVADIAPEKAARAVKMCTDAGRAEPAVYTNGPRDYERLVQRDDIDFVYTATPWEWHTPVMLAAMRAGKHGGTECNTGITLQDLWSLVDESERSRRHCLQLENCNYGYNEMLVNRLVHDGVLGEIQHGAAAYIHDLRTILFENRDEGLWRRDWHTKIDGNLYPTHGLGPVAWYMDIHKGDAFDYMVSMSTEERGLTLHREATVSDRSDPKWRERYVTGDLNTSLIRTKRGRTILLQHDVSSPRPYSRLNHVSGTKGTFEDYPARIYVEGRGAGHRWAAIDEYKATHEHPLWTRIGELARNKGGHGGMDFVMMWRLVQCIREGLPPDFDVYDAAAWSAPLALSQMSVAQGSQPMKFPDFTRGEWAK, encoded by the coding sequence ATGGATCGCCGCGACCTGCTCAAGCAGGCGCTGGCGGCAGGCGCAGGACTGGCCGCTGCTTCCGCCCTCACCCCGCTCCCGGGCATCGCCGAGTCGATCGACGCGATCCGCGCCCCGCAGGCGGCGCCCCCGCGGCCCGCCGGCGCCTCGACGATGAAGGGCGTACCGTTCGAGCGCCGCGATACGGTGCGCTTCGCGATCGTCGGCACGGGATTGCGCGGACGGTCGATTCTCTCGGAGTTGCTCGCCATCGACGGCGTGCAGATCGTCGCGGTCGCGGACATCGCGCCGGAGAAGGCCGCCCGCGCCGTGAAGATGTGTACCGATGCCGGGCGCGCCGAGCCGGCGGTGTACACCAACGGCCCGCGCGACTACGAACGCCTGGTGCAGCGCGACGACATCGACTTCGTCTATACCGCGACGCCGTGGGAATGGCACACGCCGGTGATGCTCGCGGCCATGCGCGCGGGCAAGCACGGTGGCACCGAGTGCAACACGGGCATCACGCTGCAGGATCTGTGGTCGCTGGTGGACGAGAGCGAACGCTCGCGCCGGCACTGCCTGCAGCTCGAGAACTGCAACTACGGCTACAACGAGATGCTGGTGAACCGCCTCGTGCACGATGGCGTGCTCGGCGAGATCCAGCACGGGGCCGCGGCCTACATCCACGACCTGCGCACGATCCTCTTCGAGAATCGCGACGAGGGCCTGTGGCGCCGCGATTGGCACACGAAGATCGACGGCAATCTCTACCCCACGCACGGGTTGGGGCCGGTGGCCTGGTACATGGACATCCATAAAGGTGATGCCTTCGACTACATGGTCTCGATGAGTACGGAGGAGCGCGGGCTGACGCTGCATCGCGAGGCGACGGTCAGCGACCGCAGCGATCCGAAGTGGCGCGAGCGCTACGTCACCGGTGACCTCAACACCTCGCTGATCCGGACCAAGCGCGGGCGCACCATCCTGCTGCAGCACGATGTCTCGAGCCCGCGGCCGTACTCGCGGCTCAATCACGTGAGCGGCACCAAGGGAACCTTCGAGGACTACCCGGCGCGCATCTATGTCGAGGGGCGCGGGGCGGGGCATCGCTGGGCGGCGATCGACGAGTACAAGGCCACGCACGAGCACCCGCTGTGGACCCGCATCGGTGAGCTGGCGCGCAACAAGGGCGGCCACGGCGGCATGGACTTCGTGATGATGTGGCGCCTGGTGCAGTGCATCCGCGAAGGGCTGCCGCCGGACTTCGACGTCTATGACGCCGCTGCGTGGAGCGCGCCGCTCGCCCTCTCGCAGATGAGCGTGGCGCAGGGCTCGCAGCCGATGAAGTTCCCGGACTTCACGCGCGGGGAATGGGCCAAGTGA
- a CDS encoding sugar nucleotidyltransferase, with protein sequence MKVIIPLAGKGTRLRPHTHTVPKPMLKVAGKPVMDYVMDDVAKLKGVEQVVYITGHLKEKVEAHAKSAYAIPGVYVEQKVQDGTAGAVDLARPYVDQPVLIIFVDTIFDADLSVVESSDDDGIIWTKEVEDYQRFGVVVTDANGHMTKIVEKPSTPISKRANIGLYYVKNWKLLYEGIAHVLKQPANKGEYYLTDAFQYMIDKGAKIRVIDVAGWYDAGKLDTLLETNRTMLEKGRAAQMGTVTDSKIIEPVRIEAGAVVEGSTVGPNVVIGAGTSVKGCTLRDTIVGDKGTLDGCSLHDSMLGDRVMLEGVAGAVTLGDDAEVRR encoded by the coding sequence ATGAAGGTGATCATTCCGTTGGCCGGCAAGGGCACGCGCCTCAGGCCGCACACGCACACCGTGCCGAAGCCGATGCTCAAGGTGGCCGGCAAGCCCGTCATGGACTACGTGATGGACGACGTCGCCAAGCTCAAGGGCGTCGAGCAGGTCGTCTACATCACGGGGCACCTCAAGGAGAAGGTCGAGGCGCACGCGAAATCGGCGTACGCCATTCCCGGCGTGTACGTCGAGCAGAAGGTGCAGGACGGCACGGCGGGCGCCGTCGACCTCGCGCGGCCGTACGTGGACCAGCCGGTGCTGATCATCTTCGTCGACACGATCTTCGACGCCGACCTCTCGGTGGTGGAGTCGAGTGACGACGACGGCATCATCTGGACGAAGGAAGTCGAGGACTACCAGCGCTTCGGCGTAGTGGTCACCGATGCCAACGGCCACATGACGAAGATCGTCGAGAAGCCGAGCACGCCGATCAGCAAGCGGGCGAACATCGGGCTCTACTATGTCAAGAACTGGAAGCTGCTCTACGAGGGCATCGCCCACGTGCTCAAGCAGCCGGCGAACAAGGGCGAGTACTATCTCACCGATGCGTTCCAGTACATGATCGACAAGGGCGCGAAGATCCGCGTGATCGACGTCGCCGGCTGGTACGACGCGGGCAAGCTCGACACGCTGCTGGAGACCAACCGCACGATGCTCGAGAAGGGCCGTGCGGCGCAGATGGGCACCGTGACGGACTCGAAGATCATCGAGCCGGTGCGCATCGAGGCAGGCGCGGTGGTGGAGGGGTCGACCGTGGGGCCGAACGTAGTGATCGGGGCGGGGACGTCGGTGAAGGGCTGCACCCTGCGGGATACCATTGTCGGTGACAAGGGCACGCTGGACGGCTGCTCGTTGCATGACTCCATGCTCGGCGATCGCGTCATGCTTGAGGGGGTGGCCGGCGCTGTGACGCTGGGCGACGACGCCGAGGTGCGGCGCTAG
- a CDS encoding cupin: MKPGSGPHHVRIVPKPWGHEVIWAHTEQYVGKLLHVKAGHALSVQYHNLKDETLHLLRGEMIYRIDRGNGLEEFPLKAGESFRNTPGQIHQMEAVTDCDVLEASTPHLDDVVRLTDRYGREGTSTP; this comes from the coding sequence ATGAAGCCCGGATCCGGACCACACCACGTGCGCATCGTGCCCAAGCCCTGGGGCCACGAAGTGATTTGGGCGCATACCGAGCAATACGTCGGCAAGCTGCTGCACGTGAAGGCGGGGCATGCGCTGTCCGTGCAGTACCACAACCTGAAGGACGAGACCCTGCACCTGCTGCGCGGCGAGATGATCTATCGGATCGACCGCGGCAACGGGCTGGAGGAGTTTCCGCTGAAGGCCGGCGAGAGCTTCCGCAACACGCCGGGGCAGATCCACCAGATGGAGGCCGTCACGGACTGTGACGTGCTCGAGGCTTCCACGCCGCACCTCGACGACGTGGTGCGGCTCACTGACCGCTACGGACGCGAGGGGACCAGCACGCCATGA
- a CDS encoding 4Fe-4S dicluster domain-containing protein yields MTDSSGPLDRRSFFSQGLTRALREIVGAVEQKVVQAQYVRPPGALPEAAFLAACTRCGACADVCPVHAITKLPPSAGLAAGTPTLDVAVTACIMCETMPCAAACPTPALDVPAWGWRDAKMAQVEIEVSRCITYRDVECGICARVCPVGEDALKMDDRGRPVIGAACTGCGQCLNACVTTPTSLVARPLEML; encoded by the coding sequence GTGACGGACTCTTCGGGACCGCTGGACCGCCGCTCGTTCTTCTCGCAGGGCCTGACACGCGCCTTGCGGGAGATCGTGGGTGCGGTGGAGCAGAAGGTGGTGCAGGCGCAGTACGTGCGGCCGCCGGGCGCGTTGCCGGAGGCGGCGTTCCTTGCGGCGTGTACGCGCTGCGGGGCCTGCGCCGATGTATGCCCGGTGCATGCCATCACGAAGCTGCCGCCGTCGGCGGGCTTGGCGGCCGGTACGCCGACGCTCGACGTGGCGGTGACGGCGTGCATCATGTGCGAGACGATGCCCTGCGCGGCGGCCTGCCCGACGCCGGCGCTGGACGTGCCGGCTTGGGGCTGGCGCGATGCGAAGATGGCGCAGGTCGAGATCGAGGTGTCGCGGTGCATCACGTATCGCGACGTGGAGTGCGGGATCTGCGCGCGGGTCTGCCCAGTGGGGGAGGACGCGCTGAAGATGGATGACCGTGGTCGCCCGGTGATCGGCGCGGCCTGTACTGGCTGTGGCCAATGCCTGAACGCGTGCGTGACGACGCCGACGAGCTTGGTGGCGCGGCCTCTGGAGATGCTCTGA
- a CDS encoding F0F1 ATP synthase subunit delta, which yields MRETSIARNYAEALLALAGKAKETAGFGALISALGDAVSGDANLQHFLEAPQISAAQKSAVLGKALADKAPRAFVLFVQKLVHNRRQMLIPAIATEYHDLLDAAEGRVHARVTVARAYDAAATESLTKALSAAIGKTVVPHLTVDERIIGGVVVRVGDTVMDGSVRRKLGKLRTALVGAR from the coding sequence ATGCGCGAGACCTCGATCGCCCGCAACTACGCCGAGGCCCTGCTGGCGCTGGCCGGCAAGGCCAAGGAAACCGCGGGCTTTGGCGCCCTCATCAGCGCGCTGGGCGACGCGGTGAGCGGCGACGCGAACCTCCAGCACTTCCTCGAGGCGCCGCAGATCAGCGCGGCGCAGAAGAGCGCCGTGCTGGGCAAGGCGCTGGCCGACAAGGCGCCGCGTGCGTTCGTGCTGTTCGTGCAGAAGCTGGTGCACAACCGTCGCCAGATGCTGATTCCGGCGATTGCCACCGAGTACCACGACCTGCTCGACGCCGCGGAAGGCCGCGTGCATGCGCGCGTGACCGTGGCGCGGGCCTACGATGCCGCGGCGACGGAGTCGCTGACCAAGGCGCTCAGCGCGGCGATCGGCAAGACGGTGGTGCCGCACCTGACGGTGGACGAGCGCATCATCGGCGGCGTCGTCGTGCGGGTCGGGGACACCGTGATGGATGGCTCGGTGCGTCGCAAGCTCGGCAAGCTGCGTACGGCGTTGGTGGGCGCGCGCTGA